Within the Melitaea cinxia chromosome 12, ilMelCinx1.1, whole genome shotgun sequence genome, the region tgtaattttatacactAAAACACATTAGATGAAAATTGGTCAATTTTATAGACATTCAGTCTATTCATAATACGTAATTTTCATTACTTCGAGCTACTAACTTCGAGAGGACAACTTAGTGATAACTATTATGAAAGAAAAGATCAAGACTGATAAAAAAAGACTAATGTGAATGTGATGCTTTAAAAATTGGAAATCTTTGGAATGGTTTCgacgaatatacataaaaataaaaacagaagaacatagatataaatatatttttttagttaattaaagATTCATAATATCAAACTGGTTTTTATTCGTAAAACCTATTTTGCAACAAAAAGGGAGCTCATCTTTTTCGACAAAAGTGTAAACGCATAGTAATAATAAACGCCTTTGACCTACTAGTATAATTAGGTTTAGCAACAATAAtccaattgtattttattatggtaattattttattccagGAAATAACTAATTATGCATTACGTTTAGTTTTCGAGATTGCAATTGTTTCAAGAAAACGATTTATATTACTacttaatctataataatttatttataataaattattattattatattgagtcCAATCacgaattttttatatgtaatatctagacatgtaataaaatagtagAAATTAATTCACgttttatttccattaaaaaaattcttaatgaaatattatacaatttatatttaaaaattgtttaaaaaaattatgtgtcaaatttatattgataacTATATTGACTTTTTGTAAGCAAAAGTTAAATGCAAGGCAGTTtttgcaaatttaaaaaatacttatgcGAAAAGAAAGAATTAAGACGCTTTTTTTCTATTTCGGATAGTAATCAatacttatttttctttgttaaaataAGATGCgctcaataaaataaacagcaTTTGTTTAAAAAGTATTGGAATAAATATCTTAACGACTAAACAGAATCAAAATggatgtaatattattttgtaataaaaatggaAGGTAGATTAGAATTAAGAAAAATGAACCATTCTAATACAAGTATtgagtaaatattaataatgaaccgcaaatctataaatttaatcatgtgaTTTAATCGTTGAACCCATATATTGATTGAAATTATATTCGTCATCTTCGTGGTGATCGTCGTATTTTTTTCTGGGGACTTTAAGTGCTTGTGGTGGTGAGGGTGGGGGttgtttcaataatttttgcaaGAGTTGTTCAACTCTTCCACCTAAATCTTGATCTACCAGAGTAAGAAGACGTATAACTCTCTTCTGCATATATGGTGCAACCGGAAGTACGAAAGGTACAGTATTGTTTATGAGCCTCATTCTTTGATCCTCTGTTAAGTAATGGTTATAGAAATATGATGCCGGTTCTAAATCAACTGCGTTAGTTTCATAAACTGTAAACCTTTCCTTAGGTTTACTTGGATCAACATATGGCACTGGGCCGTTAAATGAGTTTGGATAATAGTTAGGCGCGTCTTTCATATTGTCTTTTAAAGGCGGCACACCATCACGATCATAGACCTTCCAGTATACTGGAGTATTAACGTCAATTCTATTGTGGTTCACACCTAAACGATGTGTAAGTGTATCGCGGTACGACATTCGTCttgttttaaacatattatcCAGTCCTCCAAGAATACCTGGTACTAGATTTCCCGGATTAAAAGCACTTTGTTCTACAATCCTGAAGTAGTTATCCGGATTTCTATTCAAAACAAGACGTCCTATCTGAACTGTATGATAATTGCCTTTTTTCCATAATCTTGTAACTTCAAATGGATTGTAACTAACTTTTTTAATGCCATCGAATGACATTACATCCATTTCGAGTTTCCAGGCAGGGTATTCTTTTTTCTCAATAGCATTGTATAAATCTCTGTTATAATAATCTGGGTCACGTGCCGCAATAATTTGTGCTACCCATGTGGGAAGGTTTTCGATGCCTTGTTCAGTTCTGAAGTTAAATCGAACGAAGAATCTTtcaccttttttattataaatttcataagtGTGAATAGGAAAAGCATCCATTTTTCTATATCCATTAGGAATACCGTAATCAGATAGTAACCATAAAATAGCATGAATTGTGTCAGGTCTTTTAGTAACAAAGTCCCAACGCATAGTA harbors:
- the LOC123658525 gene encoding peroxisomal catalase 1-like, which codes for MKRVAEVLLQYLLVFLVGNVRCIDNELYNYLNQTEPVTRQLYEFKLQHSKPIGILTTSSGKLVEIRESVTLNSDAFSNQYHLDLITHADAERIPERMVHAKGGGAFGYFEVTHDVSKYIKADVFNNVGKVTPVVVRFSTAVQNQGGNDLAREMKGLAVKFYTKEGNLDLLCINFPVFFYRDALDFPNFVHAFKRNPKTNLYDFTMRWDFVTKRPDTIHAILWLLSDYGIPNGYRKMDAFPIHTYEIYNKKGERFFVRFNFRTEQGIENLPTWVAQIIAARDPDYYNRDLYNAIEKKEYPAWKLEMDVMSFDGIKKVSYNPFEVTRLWKKGNYHTVQIGRLVLNRNPDNYFRIVEQSAFNPGNLVPGILGGLDNMFKTRRMSYRDTLTHRLGVNHNRIDVNTPVYWKVYDRDGVPPLKDNMKDAPNYYPNSFNGPVPYVDPSKPKERFTVYETNAVDLEPASYFYNHYLTEDQRMRLINNTVPFVLPVAPYMQKRVIRLLTLVDQDLGGRVEQLLQKLLKQPPPSPPQALKVPRKKYDDHHEDDEYNFNQYMGSTIKSHD